The Fluviicola sp. genome contains a region encoding:
- the fabG gene encoding 3-oxoacyl-ACP reductase FabG produces the protein MKCALITGASRGIGRAIALQLSQDLNLHILINYAANQAAAEETLNLIQQAGGTGELMHFDVKDGAAVKAAVENWYANNPEGIIHVLVNNAGITKDNLFPWVTEDDWDAVLNTSLKGMYNCTQAIIQRMLRQRSGRIINIASLSGLKGVPGQTNYSAAKGGMIAATKALSQEIAKRNITVNAIAPGFIESDMTSDLDMNELKRMVPANRFGKVEEVAYLASFLASEKAAYITGEVININGGIYA, from the coding sequence ATGAAATGTGCTCTAATCACAGGTGCATCCCGAGGAATTGGACGTGCGATTGCATTGCAGCTATCCCAGGACCTGAACCTGCATATCTTAATCAATTACGCTGCCAATCAAGCTGCAGCCGAAGAAACACTGAACCTGATCCAGCAAGCAGGCGGAACAGGTGAATTGATGCATTTTGACGTAAAAGACGGCGCTGCTGTAAAAGCTGCTGTTGAGAATTGGTATGCCAACAATCCGGAAGGAATTATTCATGTATTGGTAAACAATGCAGGGATCACCAAAGACAACCTGTTCCCTTGGGTTACGGAAGACGATTGGGATGCTGTATTGAACACTTCCTTGAAAGGAATGTATAACTGCACACAAGCAATTATACAACGTATGTTGAGACAACGAAGCGGACGCATCATCAATATTGCTTCTTTGAGCGGATTGAAAGGTGTTCCGGGACAAACGAATTATTCTGCCGCAAAAGGTGGCATGATTGCTGCTACGAAGGCACTTTCGCAAGAGATCGCGAAACGGAACATTACCGTAAATGCAATCGCTCCGGGGTTCATTGAGTCGGACATGACTAGCGACCTGGATATGAATGAATTAAAACGAATGGTTCCTGCAAACCGCTTTGGAAAAGTGGAAGAAGTAGCGTATCTTGCGAGTTTTTTGGCGTCTGAAAAAGCAGCCTATATAACTGGAGAAGTAATTAATATTAACGGAGGAATTTACGCTTAA
- a CDS encoding phosphopantetheine-binding protein — MSDLKENLKAQIIEQLNLEDLTPADIKDDAPLFGEDGLGLDSIDALEFIVLLDSNYGIKISDPSEGKEIFHSVNTLADYISKNQ; from the coding sequence ATGAGTGATTTAAAAGAAAACCTAAAGGCACAGATTATTGAGCAATTGAACCTGGAAGACCTTACTCCGGCAGACATCAAGGATGATGCTCCGCTTTTCGGGGAAGACGGGCTTGGATTGGATTCAATCGATGCGCTTGAATTTATCGTTTTGCTGGATTCCAACTACGGGATCAAGATCTCGGATCCAAGTGAAGGGAAAGAGATTTTCCACTCGGTGAATACTTTAGCGGATTACATTTCTAAAAACCAATAA
- a CDS encoding lipid A biosynthesis acyltransferase gives MEQKWDGKTKGSLWGYKFFIYSIRFLGVRFAYFFCIGVSGYFLLFSRKPRKALVSFYQKGFHYSKGKAIRATAKNLYLFGQTLIDRIALKTPRKKIFTFRFNNEEALIKMNEAGKGGFLFSAHVGNWENAGNMLGQRITLKINILMLDAEVQKIKAFIEDSAGKAQYQLIPIKDDLSHLILIHQALKRNELIALHADRTTPGQKNFKLPFLNGFAEFPAGPFIMAHKFKVPLTFVYAVKSGSTHYELSATDPITTFESPEKIAEMYVKHLEEQVKASPTQWFNFFEYYVD, from the coding sequence ATGGAACAAAAATGGGATGGTAAAACCAAGGGTTCGCTTTGGGGATATAAGTTCTTTATTTACTCTATTCGATTTTTAGGAGTTCGTTTTGCTTACTTCTTTTGCATCGGGGTTTCCGGTTATTTCCTGTTATTTTCCCGCAAACCGCGCAAAGCATTGGTTTCCTTTTATCAAAAAGGATTTCATTACAGCAAAGGAAAAGCAATCCGGGCAACAGCAAAGAATCTGTACCTCTTCGGGCAAACACTGATTGACCGGATAGCACTCAAAACGCCCAGAAAGAAAATCTTTACCTTTCGTTTCAACAACGAAGAAGCCTTGATCAAAATGAATGAAGCCGGGAAAGGCGGATTTCTATTCTCAGCACATGTCGGGAACTGGGAAAATGCCGGGAACATGCTCGGACAGCGGATCACCCTGAAGATCAATATTCTGATGCTCGACGCCGAAGTTCAGAAAATCAAAGCTTTTATCGAAGATTCTGCCGGGAAAGCTCAATACCAGCTTATTCCGATCAAAGACGATCTTTCGCACCTCATCCTGATCCATCAGGCCTTGAAACGCAATGAACTGATTGCTTTGCACGCAGACCGGACAACTCCCGGTCAAAAGAACTTTAAATTGCCTTTTTTGAACGGTTTTGCGGAATTCCCTGCCGGACCATTTATTATGGCGCATAAATTCAAAGTTCCGCTTACCTTTGTATATGCCGTTAAATCAGGAAGTACGCATTACGAATTAAGCGCTACGGATCCGATCACAACGTTCGAGTCCCCTGAGAAAATTGCAGAAATGTATGTCAAACATCTGGAAGAACAAGTGAAAGCAAGTCCTACCCAATGGTTTAACTTTTTTGAATATTATGTTGATTAA
- a CDS encoding beta-ketoacyl synthase N-terminal-like domain-containing protein: MDKPVYIQALSLVTPLGNTVEQHVDAFTNGISGIQIHEKAGFQETPIPLAKRAEITENRYDMLLREALEKAKAVFSGSGKTAVIVSSTKGNMDLLPEDTFAGTPGIVHEFFPGTDVFIISNACISGVMAINTAADYLLAETYDQVLVIGIDAVSEFISYGFQSLFALSNETCKPFDKDRNGTVLGEGCGIVLVSNQKPAGFSVLYKGGSSSNDANHISGPSRTGEGLVRSIEKTFKRSGKKASDIDFISAHGTATVFNDEMESIAFGRTNLDQVPLNSMKGYFGHTLGAAGVLETIMSIVSMEKNTLFPNLGFRETGTSVPLNIIRHMESKELNTVLKTASGFGGGNATLILEKQP, translated from the coding sequence ATGGATAAACCGGTTTACATACAGGCACTTTCATTGGTAACTCCGCTGGGGAATACAGTTGAACAGCATGTGGATGCGTTCACAAACGGGATTTCCGGGATTCAGATCCATGAAAAAGCGGGTTTCCAGGAAACGCCCATCCCACTTGCCAAAAGAGCAGAAATTACGGAAAACCGCTACGATATGTTGCTGCGTGAGGCCCTTGAAAAAGCAAAAGCAGTTTTTTCAGGATCCGGGAAAACAGCAGTTATTGTCAGTTCCACGAAAGGAAACATGGACTTGCTTCCGGAAGACACCTTTGCGGGAACTCCTGGAATTGTTCACGAATTTTTCCCGGGGACAGACGTGTTTATTATCTCAAATGCATGTATTTCCGGAGTAATGGCCATCAATACAGCAGCAGATTACCTGCTTGCAGAAACATACGATCAGGTTCTTGTGATCGGGATCGATGCCGTTTCGGAATTCATTTCCTATGGTTTTCAGAGTTTGTTTGCCCTGAGTAATGAGACCTGCAAACCGTTTGACAAAGACCGTAACGGAACGGTATTGGGGGAAGGATGCGGAATCGTATTGGTATCCAACCAAAAACCGGCCGGTTTTTCCGTTCTCTACAAAGGCGGTTCTTCTTCCAACGACGCCAACCACATTTCAGGCCCGTCCAGAACAGGAGAAGGATTGGTTCGCTCCATTGAAAAAACATTTAAAAGAAGCGGCAAAAAGGCTTCGGATATTGATTTCATTTCGGCCCACGGAACAGCAACCGTTTTCAACGACGAAATGGAAAGCATTGCTTTCGGCCGGACAAACCTGGACCAGGTACCGCTCAACAGTATGAAAGGATATTTCGGCCACACTTTGGGTGCTGCCGGAGTTTTGGAAACCATCATGAGCATTGTTTCCATGGAGAAAAACACCTTGTTCCCAAATCTTGGATTCCGGGAGACAGGAACTTCTGTTCCGTTGAATATTATCCGGCACATGGAATCGAAGGAACTGAATACCGTATTAAAAACCGCTTCCGGTTTCGGGGGAGGAAATGCCACTTTAATCTTAGAAAAACAGCCGTGA
- a CDS encoding thioesterase family protein, with protein MKILKSSILIPIRFSETDAMGVVWHGNYLKFFEDAREQFGRDFGIEYLDVHAQGYFIPIVKSEISHKASIFYGEGALVNVILEQHDSAKIVFRYEVINNTTKQVAATGMTMQVFMFTSDRTLELIKPEFYRIWEEKQDWIDG; from the coding sequence ATGAAAATCCTGAAATCATCCATTCTTATTCCCATCCGTTTCAGCGAAACGGACGCTATGGGTGTTGTATGGCATGGAAATTACCTGAAGTTCTTTGAAGATGCGCGTGAGCAATTCGGAAGGGATTTCGGGATCGAATACCTGGATGTGCACGCTCAGGGATATTTCATCCCGATAGTCAAATCGGAGATTTCACACAAAGCTTCCATCTTTTACGGGGAAGGAGCTTTGGTAAACGTTATTTTGGAACAGCACGATTCTGCGAAGATCGTATTCCGTTACGAAGTAATCAACAACACGACCAAACAAGTTGCTGCAACCGGGATGACCATGCAGGTATTTATGTTTACGTCTGATCGGACCCTGGAATTAATCAAGCCTGAATTCTACCGCATTTGGGAAGAAAAACAAGATTGGATTGATGGATAA
- a CDS encoding DUF2062 domain-containing protein produces MDSSLASITSINGCVIIPTYNNERTLERVIREVLQYVPADSVIVVNDGATDSTPGILKSFEGEITILVNEVNKGKGYSLRKAFKFALEKGYSNALTIDSDGQHYPSDIPVLIEQAILHPGAVIMGSRNMQQEGVPQKSSFGNKFSNFWFKVETWITLPDTQTGFRIYPLKPLKKIWLFTNKFELEIEVIVKLAWRFVPFVAVPIRVKYDPAERVSHFRPARDFTRISILNTVLVLMALIWYYPRKLFSIQTWNVIKHEAIKPEESNFKKALSIGFGFFMGIVPLWGFQLLIGIPLAVLFRMNKVLFIAAANISIPPMIPFIIYGSFICGQLFLTGTTNTMQLTDLSLEAIQNNVYQYAIGACIFAVIAFIASFLVSFTLLKIFRKEPK; encoded by the coding sequence ATGGATTCAAGTCTGGCATCAATCACAAGCATAAACGGTTGCGTAATTATTCCCACCTACAATAACGAACGTACATTGGAACGGGTTATTCGCGAGGTGTTGCAATACGTGCCTGCTGATTCCGTGATCGTCGTAAACGATGGAGCAACAGACTCCACTCCCGGAATTTTGAAATCGTTTGAGGGTGAAATCACCATTCTTGTCAATGAGGTAAACAAAGGAAAAGGATACTCGCTGAGAAAGGCCTTTAAATTTGCACTGGAAAAAGGCTATTCAAACGCATTGACAATTGATTCCGACGGACAGCATTACCCGAGTGATATCCCGGTATTGATCGAACAGGCCATTTTGCATCCGGGGGCTGTGATTATGGGCTCACGGAATATGCAGCAGGAAGGTGTGCCGCAAAAGAGTTCTTTCGGGAATAAATTTTCCAATTTCTGGTTCAAGGTGGAAACCTGGATCACCTTGCCGGATACGCAAACCGGTTTTCGCATTTATCCGCTGAAGCCTTTGAAGAAAATCTGGCTCTTTACCAATAAATTCGAACTGGAAATCGAAGTCATCGTGAAACTGGCATGGCGATTTGTTCCCTTTGTGGCGGTCCCGATCCGGGTGAAATACGATCCGGCTGAACGCGTTTCTCATTTCCGTCCGGCACGCGATTTTACACGTATCAGTATTCTGAACACTGTTTTGGTGCTTATGGCTTTGATCTGGTATTACCCTCGTAAACTTTTTTCCATCCAAACCTGGAATGTGATCAAGCACGAAGCGATCAAACCCGAGGAATCGAATTTCAAAAAAGCACTTTCTATCGGATTTGGGTTTTTTATGGGAATTGTGCCGCTCTGGGGTTTTCAATTATTGATTGGTATTCCGTTGGCGGTTTTGTTCCGCATGAATAAGGTCTTGTTCATCGCTGCAGCCAATATTTCTATTCCGCCGATGATCCCGTTTATCATTTACGGTAGTTTCATTTGCGGACAATTATTCCTCACAGGAACAACCAATACGATGCAGTTAACGGATCTGAGCCTGGAAGCAATCCAGAATAATGTGTATCAATACGCAATCGGGGCCTGCATTTTTGCAGTGATTGCATTTATTGCTTCTTTTTTGGTGAGTTTCACCCTGCTGAAGATTTTCCGGAAAGAACCGAAATAA
- a CDS encoding beta-ketoacyl synthase chain length factor, with product MYFIQHIESITHQDSFQKDNIWNELKPLEAENALISPDYKNYIPAAALRRLSTILRMGIAASKACQEKVPNEFDAISVGTALGCLTDTEKFLVTINTVSGDVLSPTAFIQSTHNTISGQISLDLKNHAYNMTHTQNALSFEVALKDGLLCVDEGKNSVLVGAADEAIPFLERLRESLIQTALPFTTGATFLVVSGEKGNSTAAIEACEVYFAAENPKELVNQFLAANPCSLDSIDLILEAGSDFKSAAKNHVSFTDYSGFYQSASAFAVHMANDWLLQNSTGKRVLIINNLESNKLGLTLIRSNEVEA from the coding sequence ATGTATTTCATTCAACATATCGAATCAATTACACACCAGGACTCTTTTCAGAAAGACAATATCTGGAATGAATTGAAACCACTGGAAGCTGAAAATGCGTTGATTTCCCCGGATTACAAAAATTACATTCCTGCTGCGGCACTCAGAAGACTGAGTACCATTTTACGCATGGGAATTGCGGCTTCCAAAGCTTGCCAGGAAAAAGTTCCGAATGAATTTGACGCTATTTCGGTAGGAACTGCATTGGGCTGTTTAACCGATACCGAAAAATTTTTGGTAACGATCAACACTGTAAGCGGTGATGTGCTTTCACCTACGGCATTTATCCAAAGTACGCACAATACCATTTCCGGACAGATTTCCCTGGACCTGAAAAACCACGCTTACAACATGACTCACACGCAAAACGCACTTTCATTCGAGGTAGCGTTGAAAGACGGTCTTTTGTGCGTGGATGAAGGCAAAAACTCGGTACTGGTCGGTGCTGCTGATGAAGCAATCCCGTTTTTGGAAAGACTGCGCGAATCGTTGATCCAAACAGCACTTCCATTTACAACCGGCGCTACATTCCTGGTCGTATCGGGTGAAAAAGGAAATTCCACCGCTGCTATTGAAGCCTGTGAAGTGTATTTCGCTGCTGAAAATCCGAAAGAACTGGTTAACCAATTCCTTGCTGCAAATCCCTGCAGTCTTGATTCCATCGATTTGATTCTTGAAGCCGGATCTGATTTCAAATCGGCCGCAAAAAACCACGTTTCTTTCACAGATTACAGTGGTTTCTACCAAAGTGCTTCCGCTTTTGCCGTTCACATGGCCAATGACTGGCTGCTTCAAAACAGCACTGGAAAGCGTGTTCTGATCATCAATAATTTAGAATCCAATAAACTGGGCTTGACGCTCATCCGTAGCAATGAGGTGGAAGCATAG
- a CDS encoding polysaccharide deacetylase family protein — MRWKHRLNIAVALSTLLIVFLLFRNSPYLWLWVAFVVSNFCVFLVFGIIFLRFQYFYPSIFRNSGPEVILTFDDGPDPVQTPRILDTLQKHGIKAIFFMIGKKAQEHPEIVQRIISEGHRIGNHTQNHSLFFAMLHSEKVAQEIDSFTKNIEPLVSEKITIFRPPIGYTNPKIARALRRRKFKIVAWSVRSYDSFKNREALLNRLMKTKPRSIVLLHDNLEQTADILDEYIVQAQANGIIFAKQEHLKKFIHEINQ; from the coding sequence ATGAGGTGGAAGCATAGACTCAATATTGCCGTTGCACTCAGCACGCTCCTGATTGTGTTTTTACTTTTCCGGAACAGTCCGTATTTGTGGCTTTGGGTCGCATTTGTGGTTTCAAACTTTTGCGTTTTCCTGGTTTTCGGGATAATATTCCTGCGTTTTCAATACTTCTATCCTTCCATTTTCCGGAACAGCGGCCCTGAAGTCATTCTCACTTTTGACGATGGCCCGGACCCGGTTCAAACACCACGGATTTTGGATACGCTTCAGAAGCACGGAATTAAAGCCATTTTCTTCATGATCGGCAAGAAAGCCCAGGAACACCCGGAAATTGTGCAACGGATCATTTCGGAAGGACACCGGATCGGCAATCACACTCAGAATCATTCCCTGTTCTTTGCGATGCTTCACAGCGAAAAAGTAGCACAGGAAATCGACTCGTTTACAAAGAATATAGAACCCCTGGTTTCGGAAAAAATCACGATTTTCCGGCCACCGATCGGTTATACGAATCCAAAAATTGCCCGCGCATTGCGAAGAAGAAAATTCAAGATCGTGGCATGGAGCGTTCGTTCCTATGATTCTTTCAAGAACCGGGAAGCTTTGCTGAATCGACTGATGAAAACCAAACCCCGAAGCATTGTATTGCTGCACGATAATCTGGAACAAACTGCAGATATCCTCGATGAGTACATTGTACAGGCACAGGCAAATGGTATTATCTTTGCAAAGCAAGAACATCTGAAAAAATTCATTCATGAAATTAATCAATAG
- a CDS encoding 3-oxoacyl-ACP synthase, producing MNILAHSYVSPKGTFLNGERLFITENEENPLKSAYQQLGAEYPKFYKMDVLSKMAFIGTELLLPFFPEDADLENDLQLIFANSSASLNTDNLFVESYEQLNNPSPSLFVYTLPNIVTGELCIRHKWYGENCFFVEESFNAAHFSEWAQMALNKGNNCCLCAWVEAKTNGEQECFLFLLTGSEQDKHSIETELSTLIKQYRNE from the coding sequence GTGAACATCTTAGCACATAGTTATGTTAGTCCGAAAGGGACCTTTCTGAACGGAGAGCGGCTTTTCATTACCGAAAACGAAGAAAACCCGTTGAAATCGGCATACCAGCAACTCGGAGCAGAATACCCGAAGTTCTACAAAATGGATGTGCTTTCCAAAATGGCTTTCATCGGAACGGAACTGCTGCTTCCTTTCTTCCCGGAAGATGCGGACCTGGAAAACGACCTGCAATTGATCTTTGCGAACAGTTCTGCCAGTCTGAATACGGACAACCTGTTTGTAGAGAGCTACGAGCAACTGAATAATCCAAGCCCTTCCCTTTTTGTGTACACTTTGCCGAACATTGTTACTGGCGAATTGTGCATTCGTCACAAATGGTACGGCGAAAACTGTTTTTTCGTAGAAGAATCCTTCAACGCGGCACATTTTTCGGAATGGGCACAAATGGCGTTAAATAAAGGTAATAATTGCTGTTTGTGTGCCTGGGTAGAGGCAAAAACGAATGGCGAACAAGAATGTTTCCTATTTTTGCTAACCGGTTCTGAACAGGACAAACATTCCATAGAAACTGAACTTTCAACTCTAATTAAACAATACAGAAATGAGTGA
- a CDS encoding beta-ketoacyl-[acyl-carrier-protein] synthase family protein, whose amino-acid sequence MRIYVTGYGIISSIGENAEETLLALRSEKTGIRQGQKPYSERFKVGEISWTNSELTERFGLKKEASRTAILGMIAAKEAFKGHPLNPEIRTGLISGTSVGGMDVSEVAYKDFLKDGSDDLSVYKNHSSGTTSEQIAHELGIDGYVNTISTACSSAANSIMLGARMLLSGQLDRVVVGGTDGLSQFTIAGFRSLMIFDEEWCRPFDETRKGINLGEGAGFLVLETEETLQKSGKKPLAVLSGWGNASDAYHQTASSPEGYGATLAMKSALKVAGLTPGDIDYINAHGTATPNNDLSESHGIKTVFGSAVPPFSSTKSYTGHTLAASGGIEAVFAILALHQGILLPNLNFGQAIEETGLVPVTSYSEGNSIKHILSNSFGFGGNNSTIILSAV is encoded by the coding sequence ATGCGCATCTACGTTACCGGATATGGCATTATTTCTTCCATCGGCGAAAACGCGGAAGAAACCTTGCTTGCTTTACGCTCTGAGAAAACAGGCATCAGGCAAGGCCAAAAACCCTATTCGGAACGTTTCAAAGTGGGCGAGATTTCCTGGACAAATTCCGAATTGACCGAACGCTTCGGGCTGAAGAAAGAAGCTTCCAGAACAGCGATCCTTGGTATGATTGCCGCAAAAGAAGCATTCAAAGGACATCCCTTAAACCCCGAAATACGTACAGGATTGATTTCCGGAACTTCTGTAGGCGGAATGGATGTGAGCGAAGTAGCTTACAAAGATTTCCTGAAAGACGGAAGCGATGATCTAAGCGTTTATAAAAACCATTCCAGCGGAACGACCAGCGAACAAATTGCACACGAACTGGGAATTGACGGATATGTCAATACCATTTCCACGGCTTGTTCATCTGCTGCCAATTCCATCATGCTCGGAGCACGCATGTTGCTGAGCGGACAATTGGACCGCGTGGTGGTGGGCGGAACAGACGGACTTTCCCAGTTTACCATTGCGGGATTCCGTTCCCTGATGATCTTTGACGAGGAATGGTGCAGGCCTTTCGACGAAACACGCAAAGGGATCAACCTGGGCGAAGGTGCCGGATTTTTGGTGCTGGAAACAGAAGAAACTCTTCAAAAATCAGGAAAAAAACCTTTGGCCGTTCTTTCAGGCTGGGGCAATGCTTCCGATGCTTATCACCAGACAGCTTCCTCACCGGAAGGTTATGGTGCAACCTTAGCCATGAAAAGCGCTTTGAAAGTAGCCGGGCTAACTCCGGGCGATATTGATTACATCAATGCACACGGAACGGCAACTCCAAACAACGATTTGTCCGAATCGCACGGCATCAAAACCGTTTTCGGATCAGCTGTACCTCCGTTCAGTTCCACGAAATCCTACACGGGCCACACATTGGCAGCTTCCGGAGGAATCGAAGCAGTTTTCGCCATTTTAGCTTTACATCAGGGGATTTTACTTCCGAATCTGAACTTCGGCCAGGCGATCGAAGAAACCGGGCTCGTTCCTGTTACCAGTTATTCCGAAGGAAATTCCATCAAACACATACTATCCAACTCATTCGGGTTCGGAGGAAATAATTCAACCATCATTTTAAGCGCGGTTTAA
- a CDS encoding outer membrane lipoprotein carrier protein LolA, translated as MKLINSFLLLLVFSAHVSAQEYSKIADPKACKAALEKQHKETKAIQADFMETATSPLLTTAQKGSGKMWYKKENKIRWEKSKPESQIILINGKTVKLQEKGKEVSSASSKMVVKKIQGLMVQMMTGEFLNEKEFKISYYENKSNYKLVLTPKSDKMKRYVSEINLVFVKKELTIKELVMLTDNDNKLVYSFSNMEVNGTINDSKFTTF; from the coding sequence ATGAAATTAATCAATAGTTTCCTTCTTTTGCTGGTGTTTTCGGCGCACGTATCTGCACAGGAATACTCCAAAATTGCCGATCCGAAAGCCTGTAAAGCAGCTTTGGAAAAGCAGCACAAAGAAACCAAAGCGATCCAGGCAGATTTTATGGAAACCGCTACTTCTCCCCTTTTAACGACTGCTCAAAAGGGTTCGGGGAAAATGTGGTACAAAAAGGAAAATAAGATCCGCTGGGAAAAATCAAAACCGGAAAGCCAGATTATCCTGATCAACGGGAAGACGGTGAAATTGCAGGAAAAAGGGAAAGAAGTGAGCAGCGCTTCTTCCAAAATGGTCGTGAAGAAAATCCAGGGATTGATGGTGCAGATGATGACCGGGGAATTCCTGAATGAAAAAGAATTCAAGATCAGTTATTACGAAAACAAATCGAACTACAAACTGGTGCTTACGCCTAAAAGCGACAAAATGAAGCGTTACGTTTCAGAGATCAACCTTGTTTTTGTTAAGAAAGAACTTACGATCAAAGAACTCGTCATGTTGACTGACAACGATAACAAATTGGTTTACAGCTTTTCCAACATGGAAGTGAACGGCACTATCAATGATTCTAAATTCACGACATTCTAA
- a CDS encoding beta-ketoacyl-[acyl-carrier-protein] synthase family protein gives MEHRVVITGIGAYSCLGENLDTVLESLRLGRSGVIYDEQRKDFGYRSCFTGMVAEPDLNPFLSRRQRIGMHQPARYAFMSTKEAMEGSGLDADFLDKTETGIIFGNDSTAGAVIETVDKVRTKKNTTLIGSGDIFQNMNSTVNMNLSTIYKLKGMNFTISAACASGSHSIGMGYLLIKQGLQERVVCGGAQEINVYAMASFDGLGAFSVRDAAPSMASRPFDRDRDGLVPSGGAATVIIESLESALKRNAPIYGEIVGFGFSSNGDHISNPNFDGQFRSLNMALKQANLTPKDIDYVNAHATSTPIGDSTEAEAIFGVLGSKVPVSSTKSMTGHECWMAGASEIVYSLLMMNNDFIAPNINFENPDEHSEKINIIPSYKEQNIDCFLSNSFGFGGTNSSLIIKKFKK, from the coding sequence ATGGAACATCGTGTAGTAATTACCGGAATTGGTGCCTACTCGTGTTTGGGTGAGAACCTGGACACAGTTCTGGAATCCCTGCGCCTTGGCCGTAGTGGAGTTATTTACGATGAGCAGCGTAAAGACTTCGGTTACCGTTCCTGCTTTACGGGAATGGTGGCAGAACCGGATTTGAACCCGTTTTTGTCGCGCCGCCAGCGTATTGGAATGCACCAGCCAGCCCGTTATGCCTTCATGTCAACGAAAGAAGCCATGGAAGGTTCCGGACTGGATGCAGACTTTTTGGATAAAACGGAAACCGGAATCATTTTCGGGAACGATTCAACGGCAGGTGCTGTGATTGAGACCGTTGATAAAGTACGTACGAAAAAGAATACCACGCTGATCGGAAGCGGGGATATTTTTCAGAATATGAATTCAACGGTGAATATGAACCTTTCAACGATCTATAAACTGAAAGGTATGAACTTCACCATTTCCGCAGCTTGTGCTTCCGGTTCTCATTCCATCGGGATGGGATATTTGCTGATCAAGCAAGGATTGCAGGAACGCGTAGTTTGTGGAGGTGCACAGGAAATCAACGTGTATGCTATGGCCAGCTTTGATGGTTTGGGCGCATTTTCGGTAAGAGATGCTGCTCCGTCCATGGCTAGCCGTCCGTTCGACAGAGACCGCGACGGATTGGTTCCTTCAGGTGGTGCGGCTACCGTGATCATCGAGTCATTGGAATCTGCTTTGAAAAGAAATGCCCCGATTTACGGGGAAATCGTTGGATTCGGTTTCTCTTCAAACGGTGACCATATCTCCAACCCGAATTTCGACGGCCAGTTCCGTTCTCTGAACATGGCTTTGAAACAAGCGAATTTAACACCAAAAGATATCGACTATGTAAATGCGCATGCTACTTCCACTCCGATAGGGGATTCAACGGAAGCAGAAGCCATTTTCGGCGTACTGGGCTCCAAAGTTCCTGTCAGTTCTACCAAGAGTATGACCGGACATGAATGCTGGATGGCCGGGGCAAGTGAAATCGTTTATTCCCTGTTGATGATGAATAATGATTTTATTGCACCCAATATTAATTTTGAAAATCCGGATGAACATTCGGAAAAGATCAATATCATTCCAAGCTACAAAGAACAGAATATTGATTGTTTCCTGTCGAATTCCTTCGGATTTGGAGGAACAAACTCCTCATTGATTATCAAAAAGTTTAAAAAATAG
- a CDS encoding acyl carrier protein, producing MKREDIILTTKQFLSDEFEVDAALIQPENNLQQTLDLDSLDYVDLVVVIEENLGIKPTAEDFKTIETFNDFYDLVEQRLNA from the coding sequence ATGAAAAGAGAAGACATCATTCTTACTACAAAACAGTTTTTATCAGACGAATTTGAAGTTGATGCAGCATTGATCCAACCGGAAAACAACTTACAGCAAACGTTAGACCTGGACAGCCTGGACTACGTTGACCTGGTAGTTGTTATTGAGGAAAACCTGGGAATTAAACCAACTGCAGAAGATTTTAAAACCATTGAGACGTTCAACGATTTCTATGATTTAGTTGAACAACGTTTGAACGCTTAA